The Procambarus clarkii isolate CNS0578487 chromosome 61, FALCON_Pclarkii_2.0, whole genome shotgun sequence sequence ttcgaatcctcgtcacggccccttgtggatttgttcgtacagttaattacttggctaaggaCAGTGTAATGCTCTGTATTTGTTAACATCAAAGGAGCATTTGACAAAGCACAAGGAATTGTGATCCTGGACAAGTTTGCATACgttggtgtcaaggggagacgcaTGAAATGGACTgaggactacctcacagggaggaaagccaaggtcagcttcaacggagcagtctcgagaacaatgaatatggaacatgGGACCCTCCAAGGAGGGGTCTAAAACTCCATACTATTCTACATACTTATGAACGCCTTTGCAAATATTGAATTTCCAGAAGGAACACAACCAGTGGGATATgttgatgatgtcctaatacaagctcccaccttggaaggatATGTGTTGAACTCGGTtttactctctccacaaacaagacggcgAAAGCATACTCTCATCAAAAGAGgaaagaaaatgaagaactacaagtTAATGATGAAACACTTAAATGGGCTGAGCAGTATCAGtatcttggcgtcactgtcggctctaacaaggggaagaaagaggagctcaaccagctCATAGGAACGTGTAAAAGTCGACTCTGGGCACTATAAGCTATGACCTGAAATGTGCATGGAGCCACTATTGctctgcttaaaatgatgtacactctATGTGCGCTTCGTCATAGATTATGCCACACCAGTTTTATGTACCAACTTCCAAAGCGATATGGAAAGACTTGAAAGTATACAGAATAAATCCATGCAAATCATCctttggagtcccaagaactgccaaaacatctaatctacgagaggagttgtccctccccagtgttaaaagtagaattaaggaactgaatactaggcttgcaattaggatagccaaagatttccattacaatgatattgccatgaaaaaactgagttctgttaTTCGTACAGGAGGAAAcagggagaagcaaaaaatggcatcacaggtcAGTCTGCTAACtctaagaacttcacctgcttcaaCAAGCCTGTGAGCTTATGCCTGTAGATAGGTTACCTTTCTGGAAGGATGACCCATTCAGGATTATTATCAATGAAGAAAAACTTCAacgtgataccacaagaaatgaggcacacgtATCTTGAGGAAATTAataaagaagccggaaatgaaTTTGATCAactctacactgatgggtcatgcaatcctgtcaatggcagggctggtacaGCATACACTGTTATTGGGAAAAATTCAACGCGAAAATGAAGAAAAAACTTTTATTGAGTactatgtctcttcaacgcaagcagagctaactgccattgtttttGCATTATGATTCCTTGAAAGAAACACTAACGGTGCACTACCAATACTTAATAAAAATCgcgcagaaaatcttgcgatagtcgctcaGATCAAGTTAGCTGTGAGAGTAttaaccaaccagggaagagtcgtcaaatatctgtggatcccctccccatGATAAAATGTatagaaatgaacgagcagatgtgctagcTGCTGAAGGCCCCGAAAgaaaccatattgaatacttcatacccaagacaccTCTTCAAATTAGAGGCTTCATCAGGCAATATCACcgcgacaaggtaactgaggaaaggaggatagaagtacaaatcagtgaatctgcaAGATGGTACAATAttattgcagctggcaatcccaatcatcatGGACGAAGAGGAGTTGACCGTGGGAGAGAATCAATAATAGAAAGAATCCGACTTAGATTTAAATATctctggagattcggaatggaaacaacagttgagcagtggagttgcagaatctgtagtGAGAGTGatagacaccgccttgaccactacctgagagaatgtgaacatctaagagtcattagaaatatgtgttgaAATATTAACCCTACAATGTTTCTGTTAAGAAAATACTATATGTCAAaaatagatactgttcttaaaagattcccctccATTTTGCACCCTCAAGATAACGTAAtatttaagggttgacaaatgttaatctttttgtttgagaagctgttcactctAGACAGTTAAGAAAGTGCCAGTTATGTCTGAGTACAAGTCACAGAACGCGCATCCCGGCGGGTTTTCTTCTTAttagggagtgttgtacatgctgctacggCGGAGTGTCCACTctcgggatgagtggcgctgcccaataaactcgtccctctgggcaaaattaatttaaattaaatttagccCGTTCTTTTAGCCAATTATCCTGCTCGGTACTGCTTGACGGTTTCCCTTCTCACCGGTCGGCGTTCGAGCCCTAATGGTACAAGTGGGTATCCGCCGTTCCTTCCCTCCGGCCTTTCCCAGATCCCTTTCCTCACATCTCTTCCAACAGTTAAGAAGTCGTTCAGGCTAAGCTTTTTCCCCTTTATAATTCTTTTCCTTCTGATTTTATGTAACCAGGAGCGTCAGAGCTTAGCCAGTAGGCCTAACCAATCCAGGCCGTTGCTGTGACCTAACAAGCGAAAATATTGATGAGTTATAACACACACAAAGCGAAATGTCCTAAAATCGTTTCCACAAGCGCCTCCCATCTCTATCtttattttgcaccccatacccatcccgtggtggaaagggttacagaggcacataatcggctcAGGCGCGGTGATCGCTAGAGGAAATATATAAGTGAAGTGAGGGAAGTCGGCGCGGCAGTGTGGGGCGCGGCGCCTGCCTCTCCCGCCCACCATTACCCTCAAACTTCACCGTGTGGGCCTCCGGGCTGTGGGTTACGCGCCTCTTACCTGCTGCCCCAACTACCTGCACTGGGCACCTAACCCTCAATGTCACCACTCGAAGAGACACCGTCCTTATGCCCCTAGACCATGAGAATCAATATTGCGCCACACTGCTCTGGCAGATACTACTTTTGCTGTTAAATGACACTGAGGCTCTTAAACCATAAGGCGCCTAGAGCAGCGCCACTACCCTCTACCTCATCATCGCCCTTCTGGACATGTTTTGTAAGGTACAAATTCTCTCTTGGGCAGAGAATGTGGGTTAGACCTAACATGCACGATGGTATCTGCCAGCTGGAGAACCCACCAGTCTTTGCTTAGTAATGCTCCCtctaaactattttttttttaatttactccATTGCTTTCTCCTTTTATAAGCGACGTCCTATGTTATACATACTATCCGAGACATCATCGGAGATGTAGCCATACATGCATGGCTTATACATATTGTTAGATGATGTCGTTGGAGATGTAGCCATACATGTATGGCCTAACCATTTCTACCCCGCCTGGTTATTTACCAGAGTCCTTCAGTTGTAAGCATATAACGTAGACCATTGTCCATCTCAGAGAGCAttgggaatgcattaggcagtgatgtggtggaggctgactccataaacagtttcatatgtagatgtgacagagcccagtaggctcaggaatctgtacaccagttgattgaaaagtgagaggcgggaccaaagagccagagttcaacctccgcaagcacaactagatgagtactgtTATTGTTGGCTAAAAGCAACACTGTTTGTTTCTCTGGTGATGTGTTTCACAGAAAGAAATGTCTTTTATCTCAGTTATGTTCACTTGTGGATTTACAGATATGTTTAATTAAAAAGTGTGGGCGAAaaccctgtcctctcacttaacacACTGCAATTTATACTCTGTTAACCACAACGTTAAAATTTCGGCGTTTTAGGTAAATAACAAATACCGTAACGTCGGACTGTTACATAGGGACATAAGAACAtacgaataaaggtaaaagcagaaggcctgttggtccatgcgaggcagctcctatttataaccacccaatcccacttaaatatatgtccaacccacgtttgaaagacTCTTGCTCGGAGATAGACGTTAGAGCGACGGTATCTCTTTATGCAGGTCGacgctcaatccccgaccatccaagtggttgggcaccattccttcccccccccccccgtcccatcccaaatccgtatcctgacccattccaagtgctacataatcGTAAGGGCTTGGCTCTTTCCCCAtgacagttcccttcccttcttcctcGGACTAAATGGCGTCTGCTTCAAAAGGTTAGATGACATACTAACAGACGTACGCTCCTGGATAGGCAAAACTCCTTCAACCCTgacgacggagggaaggaatagtgcacTACCACCCTGACCGTCAGGGATCGAACGCCGCCCTGCAAGAAGGGAATCCTCTGATGTACCAACAAAGAACATTAATGGCCGACGCTGGTAAGTGAATGTTAGCAGCAAAAAGAAGAGCTCAGACAGGGGGAGTGCCACCAGAATAGTTACCGCCTGGCCGTGTACCACCACTCACAGTAAAACCTGCCACGAAGCTTTTGTTCTCGTGGATACAATGGGTGGCTGAGGCTACAACTGTACTCTAAACGTAAATACTTCGTCCTGAGCCACCGGCATCTACACAGGTACATCTGGCTCAATGTcgggaccaggggccagattcacgaaagcacttacgcaaacacctacgaacctgtacatcttttctcaaactttgacggctttgtttccaattattaaacagttaatgagctccgaagcaccaggaaactgtttataacaataacaacagatgaatgggaagttttcatgctcgtaaactgtttaataaatgtaaccaaagccgtcaaagattgaggaaagatttacacttgcgtaagtgctttcgtgaatctggccccaagattTATCAAGTATTtacaaaacctgaacatctttcctcaatcacggCGAATCATTTTCAAATAACTTTATATGAGTTCCGATGCATTACAAGATTGTTTATAGCATTAATCATCTTACCTTGTGAAGATTagaagctcataaactgtttaattattGCAAGCAAAGCCGCAGTGATCAAAAATAGATGTATAGAATTCGTAAAAGCCGCTTAGATGCTTGACGATTCCTGACTAATTACTAAAGCTTTACAGTACAAGCCGATTAGGGAATGCTCGCAAAAATGGCTTCCTTATTTTTAGTATTTAATCTTGCGGAATGCGGAATCTTGATAAGTGAGCTGGATGTGACATAGATTATGCTGAACACTGAAGCTTAATGAATGATATCAATGAGATCGGTCAATAGGATTACTCTGTGCTGCAACAAATCGGGATTTCAAGGTTGATTAGTATACACTGTACTGTGTCGAGCTGATTGGATTCCATCCAATCCTCAGGCTGTGCTCGTCCAATTGCAGTCGTCCCCATCCCTACCTCAGGCTGTGGTCGTCCAAGCTGCTGCCGTCCCCGTCCCGTCCTCAGGCTGTGATCGTCCAAGCTGCTGCCGTCCCTATCCCGTCCTCAGACTGTGGTCGTCCAAGCTGCTGCCGTCCCCATCCCGTCCTCAGACTGTGGTCGTCCAAGCTGCTGCCGTCCCCATCCCGTCCTCAGACTGTGGTCGTCCAAGCTGCTGCCGTCTCCATCCCGTCCTCAGACTGTGGTCGTCCAAGCTGCTGCCGTCCCCATCCCGTCCTCAGACTGTGGTCGTCCAAGCTGCTGCCGTCCCCATCCCGTCCTCAGACTGTGGTCGTCCAAGCTGCTGCCGTCTCCATCCCGTCCTCAGACTGTGGTCGTCCAAGCTGCTGCCGTCTCCATCCCGTCCTCAGACTGTGGTCGCCCAAGCTGCTGCCGTCTCCATCCCGTCCTCAGACTGTGGTCGTCCAAGCTGCTGCCGTCTCCATCCCGTCCTCAGACTGTGGTCGTCCAAGCTGCTGCCGTCCCCATCCCGTCCTCAGGCTGTGGTCGTCCAACCTGCTGCCGTCTCCATACCGTCCCCAGGCTGTGGTCGTCCAAGCTGCTGCCGTCCCCAGACTGTGGTCGTCCAAGCTGCTGCCGTCCCCAGGCTGTGGTCATCCAAGCTGCTGCCGTCCTCAGGCTGTTGTCGTCCAAGCTGCTGCCGTCTCCAACCCGTCCCTAGGCCGTGCTCGTGTATTCTATAATAGACAACAACGGGGCAATCGAAAATTGTAATGCAATATGTAACTAAAAATAGGCATTTCCTCAATTGTTTattatattattgtattatatAATTATGTGTAAAGTTCTAGAATTAGTTAAGTTTTTGTTCAGTTGGCATTTCTTGGTTTCTTAACTTGTTCTTAGGGTAGGGTCGTTAAAGCGGCGgccaaccccccccacccccccgcccTTCCAGGACGTATACATAAATTTTACCCTATTGTGTATTAAATATGGGCTTTTTCTCATATATAAGATAATATGACTGTATGTTAGAGGTCTAGTATATTTAGGCATAGATTGTGTTCCGTTTCTGTTTGCAATTATTTGCATTTGAAGCATGTGGGGTGATGGATTAACAGAGCagggattcgaacagaggtcggtaGCAAAACACTTTTCAAGATATGTTAAAACTTCATCATCTACTCATCTCATACCAGGAAAATACATTAGGTTTACACCAATAAATATACATTCGTTTTTACCTCCTTTAACTTTTTCATCATTTAGGAATCTCTTGTGTATATctttaattaataaaaacaagTCACTAGTCTCCTAGTTCTATGTTCTTCTccaattttatttgtttttggttTCATTTAAAAACACTttttcacatttactctactattTTGTTATTTGATAATTTGGCATAATTTCCATGAATAGTAGGCCCGTTTAATTTTAGACGGGCCTACGATTCCTGGCTAAAATTAAAAATTTAAACCAGTTTTAATATTTCTTATTAATTAAATACATTTAATATTACATTAATAGGAAAGAAACTATttcttattaatttattaaatttctTATTAATATAATAAATTTCTTATTAAATTAATAGGAAATAAATCGCAAAAAGTCATACAATATTATGTAATATTgtttattttacttttttttgCATGGATATTcttgcacgggccctaagcctttggctggtccactaagtgttgcttgtttctgttttacttgagcgaggtatgagtatttatgactcgtatggtcgctttagtaagattttgccatttgtgtttaacaacttcttctgttcTGTTGAatttaagttgaaatcttaatgggtttgtaactgtgcacactgttagataatgttccaatggtctgtcgggcatttctacaCAACGCTGCCATTCCCCctcaccttccggaacctgtaagcctatgtcCCATGCACATggatatccaagcctgatgcgatgtaagtgtactgttactctactgctccctttcatcaaatatCGTTTATTGAAAAGCCTTGGTATCTTCCACACCTCAAAGTCCATTTCTTCTGCTATTTTAATGTTTCTTGAAATCGAATCTTCATTCTCACttccattaagttttttttaagAAAAATATTATACTTGATACAAACATTCATATAAAGAATTCATCAATTCCATTCCAATTTGTAATGCATTTACTTCTCCCTAATTCCATACACTCGCATGAAAGTCTGTTTGTTTTCTAGTACCTCTCATTGTAGAAACCCTTGACAGAGGAAAAATTTTTGCTCGTATGAGGATATAATAGGAAAATACACTACAGACCCAGTGTTTCCTACCGTTTTAATGCAGGAGACATAAGACCCGTTCTGCACCATGTGGTGGAGACCTGGGAAATCACCACAGGTCTCTGGCAACTGTAATAGTTTTATACTGATTTGAGTTATTAAATAACATTTGAGCCTTCTAATATTTTTTCCAGTGATGCATGTCATTTATTCTAACGACCTAATGAGTcttagagagtgagagagagagagagagagagagagagagagagagagagagagagagagagagagagagagagagagagagagagagagagagagagagagtgtgagtgagtgaaagagagagtgagagagagagagagagtgagagagagagagtgagtgagtgagagagagaaagagagagagagagagtgtgagtgagtgaaagagagagtgagagagagagagtgagtgagtgagtgagtgagtgagtgagagagagagagagagagagagagagagagagagagagcgagagagagagagagagagagagagagagagagagagagagagagagagagagagagagagagagagagagagagagagagagagagagagagagagagagagagagagagagagagagagatatataatacCTCATATCAAACCGTTCGCTACAAACGTTTAGCTTCATTCACCACATTTGCTGCTTTACTCCTCAGTTACGACTATGAAGCTGTAGTATTACCATTGCTTCGCTAATAGACCATCAAGTCCATCTTTCTTAACGTAATCTTCAAACATTACTGATTGCTGCATTTTCCACCAGAATCTTTGAAAGGAGGAAAGATAAGTTCTATTGACCAGTCTTCTATAGAACGTATCCAGCAACCTCAATTACGTCACTGAAGGAATATTTCACATATCTCAAAACTTTGGTGGTATTTATACTTTACTTAATGAACATGAGGCAATTTTCATTCATTGAATTTTGATTTCTTGAGCCTTCGCTACTAGTTTTAGGTTGACCTTTATTATTATGATAAGAATAAGTAGGTTCACTGAAACTTTTACAAAATACAGTTATCCAAAAGAGCTTCCATGTGCACTAAATATTTCATTACCCTCTGGTGTCGTACTGAGCTGAAGATCTATCAACCAAGTGAGGGATATTAGGGCCACCCCATGAGCTAACTGACTAAATGTAGAAAAAAGTCATAATAACGTGTCTTAAAATTAGACACCCTACTCATTCATCTGAAAATATATAGGAATTAAAGATATTCTCCAAAGTCCTGGAGAATAtctttatataataatatataatatatataataatatataatatatataataatatataataatatttttatataattaatatataataattcttTGGCATTATCAagtcttgataatgatccagaagGGACCGACATGTCTCTAATTCCCCTATTTTTAAATGTGTGGAATGGGTGCGTAGCTTACTGACCAAACAACAAATGTAAATTAGCTCTAAATATATGCTCATCTAGAGCTGGAGAGTGAATGACAATAATGTGTTTCTTTAAAAGAACGATACATTAAGCAGCTATCAGTTCGTATATTGTTTGTGATGCTAATAAAGCTGTATCAACATCCTTGTTAGGGAGCCAAGGGTAGATACCGTACTGAAAGTAGCATATATTTTAGAGCATACATTTTTCTATAACACGTGAGCATTACGAATTAGTTCAGTAATTCACAATTTCGTTAATACTTTCTAACGACTATTAGTTAACGAAAACCAAGTAAATTATTGATTTTCCAATGATTTTTGTAATGAACTGCAAATCTCTTTATATATGAATCCCACTAAAATCCTCAGCACTCTTTATTGGAACCTGTTCATAATGAGGTTTTCAATATGTATTACACATAAGATCCCAGAAGACCACGTGCCTCTGCTTGTTTATCCTATGTATCAAATTAGCAAGAACATATACTATATATagtaaaataataaaatacagcCATTTCATCTTCAGTATTACGGGTTTCTCTTTTTTCCCAACTCACCAGATGATATACGAGCTGCTCCAGAGGGATATACGGCTCATGCTGCTGGTCATATTTCACAATAAGAGAGATAGAGGAGTATCAATAAAttctaagatatatatatatatatatatatatatatatatatatatatatatatatatatatatatatatatatatatatatatatatatatatatgtgtgtgtatatcacgaaaataaacacatgattaagaatgtgacaatgtcagaccacggaggaaaaaaatgaccttctgaagatgtatttaatatacgaaagtacttaaggaaatttcctgtttcatttttcctccgtggtggaccttctgaagatgtatttaatatacgaaagtacttaaggaaatttcctgtttcatttttcctccgtggcttgacattgtcatatatatatatatatatatatatatatatatatatatatatatatatatatatatatatatatatatatatatatatatatatatatatatatatatatatatatatatatatatatatatatatatatatttatatattgaatCCCTGATCACATTACAGAATGATATCATCTTACTTTCAGTCCTGAGGAGTTCTATCCAAATGAAGTgacggaaggaaggaattatcaaaggaaaagcgccaagcaattccgattatatagcactaggaaggggtcagcataaagatttgggatgggacggaggagagGAATG is a genomic window containing:
- the LOC138354142 gene encoding keratin-associated protein 4-5-like encodes the protein MRNLDKLCSSNCSRPHPYLRLWSSKLLPSPSRPQAVIVQAAAVPIPSSDCGRPSCCRPHPVLRLWSSKLLPSPSRPQTVVVQAAAVSIPSSDCGRPSCCRPHPVLRLWSSKLLPSPSRPQTVVVQAAAVSIPSSDCGRPSCCRLHPVLRLWSPKLLPSPSRPQTVVVQAAAVSIPSSDCGRPSCCRPHPVLRLWSSNLLPSPYRPQAVVVQAAAVPRLWSSKLLPSPGCGHPSCCRPQAVVVQAAAVSNPSLGRARVFYNRQQRGNRKL